The sequence GCGCCAGTCGCCGATCTTCACATTCGCGAAGGAGCCGACGGGGAGTTTCTCATCGACCATGACGCTGCCGTCGATCTCGGGCGCATCCCATTGGGTGCGGCCGACGCCGGGTTGCTCGACGAGGACGCGGACGTCCTTGCCGACCTGTGACTGGTTCGTCTCCGAGGCGATTTTCTGTAGGGCGGACATGGCGCGGGACCAGCGGCTTTTGCGGGTCATGTGGTGGAGGTGGCCGTCGAGCTTCACGGCGCGGGTGCCCTCTTCCTTGGAGTATTGGAAAACCCCGGCGCGCTCGAAGCGGAATTCCTCGATGAACTCCAACAGCTCCTGGAAATCCTCCTCCGTCTCGCCGGGGAAACCTACGATGAACGTCGTGCGAATGCCGAGCCCGGGGATGCCCGCGCGCATGCGGCGCAGGAGATCGCGGATGTAATCGCCCGATGTGACCCGTTTCATGGCGGTCAACATACGGTCGGAAATGTGTTGGAGCGGGATATCCACGTATTTCGCGACCTTGTCGCACTCGGCGATGGTGGTGATGAGCTCGTCCGACCAATGCGCCGGGTGTGTGTAGAGAAGGCGCACCCAGAAATCTCCTTCGATCTTGTTGATCTCGCGCAGGAGGGTGCAGAGGGAATTTCCCCGGGTGGAATCGACGGGTGAACTCGGGTTCGGCCGCTGGCCTTCCCATTGGTCCATGCCGAAGTAGGTGGTGTCCTGGGAAATGAGGTTGATCTCCTTCACGCCGGATTTCACCAGCGCCTCGACCTCGCGGAGGACGGAATCCTGGGTACGGGAGCGGTGGACGCCGCGGATTTTCGGGATGATGCAGAAGGTGCAGGTGTGGTTGCAGCCCTCGGCGATTTTCACGTAGGCGTAATGATCCGGCGTGAGGCGGAAGCGCGGCGTGGTGTAGTCCGGGACGTACTTCGGCTTCAGCGTGACGAAATCGCGGGGATCGTCGGTGGCGGCGGGGCCTTCCGTTTTCCGGACTTCGTCGGAGTTCTTTTTGCCCAGCAGGTTCTCAATGATGGGCGCGACCTTGGTGATCTGGTCGAGGCCGATGAATGCGTCCACTTCCGGCATGATGCCGGGCAGGTCTTTCGCGAAACGCTGCGACAGGCAGCCGGCCACGATGATTTTCTGTTTCGCGCGCTCCGGGTTCTCGCCGCGCTCGTTCACCGCGCCGAAGATGGCGTCGATGGACTCTTGTTTCGCCATGTCGATGAACGAGCAGGTGTTGACGATGAGGACATCGGCAAGCTCGGGATCAGGTGTGAGGGCCATCCCGGCTTCGGCCAGGTGGCCGATCATCACCTCGGAATCGATCAGGTTCTTTGCGCAGCCCAGGGAGATCAGGCCGACCGTTGTTTTTTCCATGGGATGTGAAATTAGAATTGGGGGGGAATGATGAGCTCGTCGCCCGGCTGGGGATCGATCTGGCCGAAGCCGGGCATGGGGCTGGCGATGGCTCCCTCGGCGCTCACCTCCGTCACCTTGACGCGGCCGAGGATGCCGGTGTTGCGACGGATCGCGAGGATGGTTCCGGACTGGACATGCTCAGCCATGACAACCTCGATGACAAGGATGGCTCCCACCTCCGGGCTGTTCACGTATTCGGTGACGCGGCCTATGAGCAATGCGTCCCGGATCATGCGGGCGCGGCGGAGTTCGTTGTCGCTCTCCTCAAGCTTGCGCTGGGCGTTGTGCCCGGCCTCGTCGCGGTAGGTGTCCGCCTTTTTCTCGGCATCCTCCTTCTCGGCCGCGAGAGCTGCGATCTCCGCTTCCTTCCTGGCCAGATCCGCCTTCATCTTCTCGATCTCGGAGGGGCCGGCGGTCTGCGGAACGGGGTTCTCGCGGACTTCGCGAAGCTGCTTTTCGAGCGCAAGCCTGTCCTGCTCGATGCGGAGCTGGTCGATCTGGCTGCGCAACCTCGCGATCTCATCCTGCGGGGCGTTCCTCACCCCGTCCTTCATCCCTTGGAAAGAGAGCACCACCGCCGCAAGCAGCAGCGCGAAGGTTGCCCCAAGCAAAATTGTCATCGTGTTCACCCGGCGAAAATGTCTCCCATCCCCCGCAATGTCAACGAGTCCCTCTGGATCGAATTTTCCCGCCTCCCCATGAGATCCGTGTTGGACGGCGGGCGCTTGATCGCAGAGTATCCCGCAAGTGGATCTGTTTTCCGATATCCCGAAAAAACCGGCGAAAGCCTTTTCCGTGAGCCAGCTGGTGCGGAAAATGAAGCGCACCATCGAGGTGGAGGTCGGGAAACTCTGGATCGAGGGAGAGGTCTCGAACCTCAAGAAACAGAGCAGCGGTCACTGGTATTTCTCGCTCAAGGACGAGGGCTCTCAGATCCAGTGCGCGATGTTCGGAGCGCGCAACAAGGAGGGATCCGAGGCGCTGGAGGACGGGGCGCAGGTGCGGGTTTTCGCGGAGGCCACCGTCTATCTCGCCCGCGGCCAGCTCCAGGTGATTGTAGAAAAAGCCGAGCGCTCCGGCCAGGGGGACTTGCAGGCGCGCTTCGAGGCCTTGAAGAAAAAGCTCCACGCGGAAGGGCTTTTCGACGCCTCCCGGAAAAAGGCATTGCCCGCCTTCCCGCGCACCATCGGCATCGTCACCTCGCCGACCGGTGCCGCCATCCAGGACATCCTCAATATCCTCTCCCGCCGCGCCCCCTGGGTGCAGCCCGTGCTTTTTCCCGTCCGTGTGCAGGGCAAGGGCGTGGAGCGAGAAATCGCCTCCGCCATCGGAAAGCTCAACGCACCGGAAAAATTCGGTTACCCCCGCTGCGACCTGCTCATCGTCGGGCGCGGCGGCGGATCGCTGGAGGATCTCTGGTGCTTCAACGAGGAAATTGTCGCCCGCGCCATCGCCGCCTCGGAAATCCCGGTCATTTCCGCAGTCGGACACGAGATCGATTTCACCATCGCCGATTTCGCCGCCGACCTCCGCGCACCCACACCAAGCGCCGCCGCCGAGCTCGCCGTGCCCGATGCCGCCGAACTGGCCGCGAAACTGGATGGCCTGCAAAACCGCATCGCCCGCTCCCTCAGAAACCTCCTCCGCGAGCCAAGCCAACGCCTCGACTCCCTCCGCTCCGAGCTCGCGCAGGCCGCCGCCACCGGCATCACCGCCCGCGCTGGCGAACTCCGCGAGATCCGCCTCCGCCACGGCGCACTCCACCCGCTGCGCATCATCGAACGCCGCCTTGAAAAGCTCGCCACCCTCGGCAAGGATCTCCGCACGCTCACCGCCCACCAGCTCGCAAACCGCGCGGAAAAGCTCAAGCGACTCGAGACCATGATCCGCACCCTCGGCCCCGAATCCGCCTTCCGGCGCGGCTTTTCCATCACCATGGATGCGGACGGGAACATCCTCCGCTCCACGAAATCCGCCAAGCCAGGCCAAGCCATCCGCACCCGCCTCATCGACGGTGAAATCATTTCCAACATCAGATAAGACAATCCCATGCCTCCCGCCGCAAACCCGGAATTCCCTCTCCAGATCATCGTCCTCGCCTACATCGCGACGGCGATCCTGATCATCATCCTGCTCCAGCTCCTCCGCATGAACGGCAGGCTCGCCGCCCTCTCCGCCAGGCTCTCCCGCTCCAGCCGCTCAGAGAAACTCGCCGAGCCGGATGCCGAGCCCGGCATCGTAGAGGTCGGCCCCGGCACACCCTTCGAGACATTCCTCAAAGAGGATCCCGAACGCCGCACCCTCGCAAAAAAGGAACAGTTCAAAGCCTACCGGAAGTGGCGCGCCGAAAAAGGCCTGAACTGGTCCGCAAAGGATTGAGCAACATCTGTCCTTGCCCTCCGCCCCTTCCTGTCTTTCCTTCCAAACGTAAAACGAACCGCATTATGAACCTCACCCTCAAAGTCTGGCGCCAGAGCGGCCCCCGCTCCAAAGGCCGCATCCACACCTACCCCGCCGAGAACATCCCCGCGGAAGCCTCCTTCCTCGAAATGCTCGACATCGTCAACGAGCGCATCATCGGCGATGGCGACGATCCCATCCACTTCGACCACGACTGCCGCGAGGGCATCTGCGGATCCTGCTCGCTCACCATCAACGGCGTCCCCCACTCCAAGGAAAAGGGCATCACCACCTGCCAGGTCCACATGAGGAAATTCCGCGACGGCGACACGATCTGGATCGAGCCTTTCCGCGCAGAACCATTCCCCGTCGTCAAGGATCTCATCGTCGACCGCAGCGCCTTCGACCGCATCATCGCCGCCGGCGGCTACATCGACATCCGCACCGGATCCGCCGTGGATGCGAACTCCATACCCATCCCCAAGGACGATGCCGACAGCGCCTTCGACGCCGCCGCCTGCATCGGCTGCGGCGCCTGCGTCGCCGCATGCAAGAACGCATCCGCCATGCTTTTCGTCTCCGCGAAAGTCTCGCACCTCGGCCACCTCCCGCAGGGCCAGCCGGAGCGCCGCAAACGCGCCCTCGCCATGGTACGCCAGATGGACAAGGAAGGCTTCGGAAACTGCACCAACCAGTACGAGTGCGAGGCCGCATGCCCCAAGGAAATATCCGTCGACCACATCGCCCGCCTGAACCGCGATTTCGGCAAGGGCGTCCTCGAAGAGCAATTCGCCTGACCCCCATGGAAACCCTCAGCAAAGCCCCCGAAGAGCCGCTCGGAAAGGTTGTCAGAACCGAGGCCGAGTGGGAAAAAATCCTCACCCCCGAGCAATACCACATCCTCCGCGAGGCCGGCACGGAGCCGCCGGACGGCGACGAATACCACGAGTTCAAGAAACAGGGAGACGGTGCCTACCACTGCGCAGGCTGCGGGGCCTTGCTTTTCTCCTCCGAGCACAAGTTCGACTCCCGCTGCGGCTGGCCCTCCTTCTACGATCCCGCTAAGGCGCAGAACGTCACCACCCGCCCCGACAACTCCGGCGGCAGATCCCGCACCGAGGTCAACTGCGCCATCTGCGGCGGCCACCTCGGCCACGTTTTCTCAGGCGAGGGCTTCGGCACCCCCACCGACCTCCGCTACTGCATCAACGGCGTCGGCCTAAAGTTCGTCCCGAAATAGGGAGAGCCGCGCCTCCGGCGGGCTTCTTCCTTCCGTCGCACCCGCAGGACATTTTCGAATCCGGGCCGGGAATTTGGAGTTTTAGCGCTTGCCCCAATCTCACGCCCGGCGAAGATGACGACCCATCGGCGGCTTGGCGGAATGGTAGACGCGCTCGACTCAAAATCGAGTTCCAAAAGAGTGTGGGTTCGAGTCCCACAGCCGCTACTTCCACTTTTTCCCGCAGCAGAAT comes from Akkermansiaceae bacterium and encodes:
- a CDS encoding succinate dehydrogenase/fumarate reductase iron-sulfur subunit, with amino-acid sequence MNLTLKVWRQSGPRSKGRIHTYPAENIPAEASFLEMLDIVNERIIGDGDDPIHFDHDCREGICGSCSLTINGVPHSKEKGITTCQVHMRKFRDGDTIWIEPFRAEPFPVVKDLIVDRSAFDRIIAAGGYIDIRTGSAVDANSIPIPKDDADSAFDAAACIGCGACVAACKNASAMLFVSAKVSHLGHLPQGQPERRKRALAMVRQMDKEGFGNCTNQYECEAACPKEISVDHIARLNRDFGKGVLEEQFA
- the rimO gene encoding 30S ribosomal protein S12 methylthiotransferase RimO yields the protein MEKTTVGLISLGCAKNLIDSEVMIGHLAEAGMALTPDPELADVLIVNTCSFIDMAKQESIDAIFGAVNERGENPERAKQKIIVAGCLSQRFAKDLPGIMPEVDAFIGLDQITKVAPIIENLLGKKNSDEVRKTEGPAATDDPRDFVTLKPKYVPDYTTPRFRLTPDHYAYVKIAEGCNHTCTFCIIPKIRGVHRSRTQDSVLREVEALVKSGVKEINLISQDTTYFGMDQWEGQRPNPSSPVDSTRGNSLCTLLREINKIEGDFWVRLLYTHPAHWSDELITTIAECDKVAKYVDIPLQHISDRMLTAMKRVTSGDYIRDLLRRMRAGIPGLGIRTTFIVGFPGETEEDFQELLEFIEEFRFERAGVFQYSKEEGTRAVKLDGHLHHMTRKSRWSRAMSALQKIASETNQSQVGKDVRVLVEQPGVGRTQWDAPEIDGSVMVDEKLPVGSFANVKIGDWRGYDLVAAR
- the msrB gene encoding peptide-methionine (R)-S-oxide reductase MsrB — encoded protein: METLSKAPEEPLGKVVRTEAEWEKILTPEQYHILREAGTEPPDGDEYHEFKKQGDGAYHCAGCGALLFSSEHKFDSRCGWPSFYDPAKAQNVTTRPDNSGGRSRTEVNCAICGGHLGHVFSGEGFGTPTDLRYCINGVGLKFVPK
- the xseA gene encoding exodeoxyribonuclease VII large subunit, whose protein sequence is MDLFSDIPKKPAKAFSVSQLVRKMKRTIEVEVGKLWIEGEVSNLKKQSSGHWYFSLKDEGSQIQCAMFGARNKEGSEALEDGAQVRVFAEATVYLARGQLQVIVEKAERSGQGDLQARFEALKKKLHAEGLFDASRKKALPAFPRTIGIVTSPTGAAIQDILNILSRRAPWVQPVLFPVRVQGKGVEREIASAIGKLNAPEKFGYPRCDLLIVGRGGGSLEDLWCFNEEIVARAIAASEIPVISAVGHEIDFTIADFAADLRAPTPSAAAELAVPDAAELAAKLDGLQNRIARSLRNLLREPSQRLDSLRSELAQAAATGITARAGELREIRLRHGALHPLRIIERRLEKLATLGKDLRTLTAHQLANRAEKLKRLETMIRTLGPESAFRRGFSITMDADGNILRSTKSAKPGQAIRTRLIDGEIISNIR